In the genome of Notamacropus eugenii isolate mMacEug1 chromosome 5, mMacEug1.pri_v2, whole genome shotgun sequence, one region contains:
- the OLIG2 gene encoding oligodendrocyte transcription factor 2 isoform X1 — MDSDASLVSSRPSSPETDDIFLTARSKGSSGGGGGGFSGGTVSSSTPNDCQPELSADLRNAMGAAGVHPGDKLGGGCFKSSSSTTSSSSSTSSSSSVASSTKKDKKQMTEPELQQLRLKINSRERKRMHDLNIAMDGLREVMPYAHGPSVRKLSKIATLLLARNYILMLTNSLEEMKRLVSEIYGGHHAGFHPSACGSLAHSAPLQAAAAHPAAAAAHASHHPAVHHPILPPAAAAAAAAAAAAAVSSASLPGSGLSAVSSIRPPHGLLKSPSASVATPLGSGGGGGGSFQHWGGMPCPCSMCQVPPPHHHVSGMSTTSLPRLTSDAK, encoded by the coding sequence ATGGACTCCGATGCCAGTCTGGTGTCCAGCCGCCCGTCCTCACCAGAGACGGATGACATCTTCCTTACAGCCCGGAGCAAGGGCAGCAGCGGTGGAGGTGGCGGTGGCTTCTCCGGGGGCACGGTCTCCTCATCTACACCAAACGACTGCCAGCCGGAGCTAAGTGCGGATCTTCGGAACGCCATGGGCGCGGCGGGCGTGCACCCGGGGGACAAGCTGGGCGGCGGCTGCTTTAAGTCTTCGTCCTCCACCACCTCGTCTTCCTCTTccacctcttcttcttcctcgGTCGCATCTTCTACCAAGAAGGACAAGAAACAGATGACAGAGCCGGAGCTACAGCAGCTTCGGCTCAAGATCAATAGCCGGGAGCGCAAGCGGATGCACGACCTCAACATCGCCATGGACGGTCTTCGTGAAGTCATGCCCTACGCGCACGGGCCCTCGGTGCGCAAGCTCTCCAAGATCGCTACTCTTCTTTTGGCCCGCAACTACATCCTCATGCTCACCAACTCCTTGGAGGAAATGAAGCGACTGGTCAGCGAGATCTACGGCGGCCACCACGCTGGTTTCCACCCTTCAGCCTGCGGGAGCTTGGCGCATTCGGCGCCCCTGCAGGCGGCTGCTGCGCACCCAGCAGCGGCAGCAGCGCACGCCTCCCACCACCCTGCAGTCCATCACCCAATATTGCCGCCCGCAGCTGCGGCGGCCGCTGcagctgctgccgccgccgccgttTCCAGCGCCTCCCTTCCGGGCTCTGGCCTCTCAGCGGTCAGCTCCATCCGACCCCCGCATGGCTTGCTCAAGTCGCCCTCGGCGTCCGTGGCCACACCATTGGGCAGCGGAGGGGGAGGCGGTGGCAGTTTCCAACACTGGGGTGGGATGCCCTGCCCGTGTAGCATGTGTCAGGTGCCACCACCTCACCACCACGTTTCCGGTATGAGCACGACCAGCCTCCCCAGACTCACATCCGACGCCAAATGA
- the OLIG2 gene encoding oligodendrocyte transcription factor 2 isoform X2 — MDSDASLVSSRPSSPETDDIFLTARSKGSSGGGGGGFSGGTVSSSTPNDCQPELSADLRNASSSTSSSSSVASSTKKDKKQMTEPELQQLRLKINSRERKRMHDLNIAMDGLREVMPYAHGPSVRKLSKIATLLLARNYILMLTNSLEEMKRLVSEIYGGHHAGFHPSACGSLAHSAPLQAAAAHPAAAAAHASHHPAVHHPILPPAAAAAAAAAAAAAVSSASLPGSGLSAVSSIRPPHGLLKSPSASVATPLGSGGGGGGSFQHWGGMPCPCSMCQVPPPHHHVSGMSTTSLPRLTSDAK, encoded by the exons ATGGACTCCGATGCCAGTCTGGTGTCCAGCCGCCCGTCCTCACCAGAGACGGATGACATCTTCCTTACAGCCCGGAGCAAGGGCAGCAGCGGTGGAGGTGGCGGTGGCTTCTCCGGGGGCACGGTCTCCTCATCTACACCAAACGACTGCCAGCCGGAGCTAAGTGCGGATCTTCGGAACG CTTCCTCTTccacctcttcttcttcctcgGTCGCATCTTCTACCAAGAAGGACAAGAAACAGATGACAGAGCCGGAGCTACAGCAGCTTCGGCTCAAGATCAATAGCCGGGAGCGCAAGCGGATGCACGACCTCAACATCGCCATGGACGGTCTTCGTGAAGTCATGCCCTACGCGCACGGGCCCTCGGTGCGCAAGCTCTCCAAGATCGCTACTCTTCTTTTGGCCCGCAACTACATCCTCATGCTCACCAACTCCTTGGAGGAAATGAAGCGACTGGTCAGCGAGATCTACGGCGGCCACCACGCTGGTTTCCACCCTTCAGCCTGCGGGAGCTTGGCGCATTCGGCGCCCCTGCAGGCGGCTGCTGCGCACCCAGCAGCGGCAGCAGCGCACGCCTCCCACCACCCTGCAGTCCATCACCCAATATTGCCGCCCGCAGCTGCGGCGGCCGCTGcagctgctgccgccgccgccgttTCCAGCGCCTCCCTTCCGGGCTCTGGCCTCTCAGCGGTCAGCTCCATCCGACCCCCGCATGGCTTGCTCAAGTCGCCCTCGGCGTCCGTGGCCACACCATTGGGCAGCGGAGGGGGAGGCGGTGGCAGTTTCCAACACTGGGGTGGGATGCCCTGCCCGTGTAGCATGTGTCAGGTGCCACCACCTCACCACCACGTTTCCGGTATGAGCACGACCAGCCTCCCCAGACTCACATCCGACGCCAAATGA